A window of Polaromonas hydrogenivorans contains these coding sequences:
- a CDS encoding lytic transglycosylase domain-containing protein, translated as MLYKFLCSAAVLAALVAPALAQSPSTVLPPGANAAGDSLIVEMNKAFKRGDKGRLTQLLPQARGHALEPWAAYWELKARLGEASPQEVQDFLARYAGSYQEDRLRNDWLLLLGQRRDWASFAAEYPNYRMNDDRELRCYALLVEHLKNPAQGARLSDEVRKNWYAQRDADDGCTAAAERLVGSQNLTPLDVWQKARLALEANRPKAASNAVAIVAPEALGMVAELNSSPIKFLAGKYLALRTVRKEIITLALVKLAISDSEGAAFQLDGKWALQLTAEERNWLWGLIGKQTASRMGTQPAGDALQYYARVTKDTDLTDDMLAWKARAALRAGTQPSWQLVLAAINAMSEDGRKEPVWTYWKARALLAMSPPDIATAVVTPQGPATTSVMAPQRIEGLRLLQSIASASGFYEQLALEDLGLKISVPPKPAALTAQEKDAARLNPGLSRATYAIMIGLRSEGVREWNYATNLHQKSGMGERELLAAAQVACDRQIWDRCINTSERTTTVADFEQRFPMPFQGAVVKRSQAIKLDPAYVYGLIRQESRFIMDARSGVGASGLMQVMPATARWTANKIGLEGFTPEQINDRDTNITIGTAYLKLALDDLGGSMPMAAAAYNAGPGRPRTWRNGHVLDAAIWAENVPFSETRDYVKKVLSNTTNYAAILTGQPQSLKSRLGMIGPRDASMPEPYTDLP; from the coding sequence ATGCTATACAAATTTCTTTGCAGCGCGGCAGTTTTAGCCGCACTGGTCGCGCCAGCCCTGGCACAAAGTCCTTCCACCGTCCTGCCGCCGGGCGCCAATGCCGCCGGCGACAGCCTGATCGTGGAGATGAACAAGGCCTTCAAGCGCGGCGACAAGGGCCGGCTGACGCAGTTGCTGCCGCAGGCCCGGGGCCATGCGCTGGAGCCGTGGGCGGCTTACTGGGAACTCAAGGCCAGACTGGGCGAGGCCAGCCCGCAGGAAGTGCAGGACTTCCTGGCGCGCTATGCCGGCAGCTACCAGGAAGACCGGCTGCGCAACGACTGGCTGCTGCTGCTGGGCCAGCGCCGCGACTGGGCCAGCTTTGCCGCCGAATACCCGAACTACCGCATGAACGACGACCGCGAGCTGCGCTGCTACGCCCTCTTGGTCGAGCACCTGAAAAACCCGGCGCAGGGCGCGCGCCTGTCGGACGAGGTGCGCAAGAACTGGTACGCCCAGCGCGACGCCGACGACGGCTGCACCGCCGCCGCCGAGCGGCTGGTGGGCAGCCAGAACCTGACGCCGCTCGATGTCTGGCAAAAGGCCAGGCTGGCGCTGGAAGCCAACCGGCCCAAGGCGGCCAGCAACGCCGTGGCCATCGTCGCGCCCGAGGCGCTGGGCATGGTGGCCGAGCTGAACAGCAGCCCGATCAAGTTCCTGGCCGGCAAATACCTGGCGCTGCGCACCGTGCGCAAGGAAATCATCACGCTGGCGCTGGTCAAGCTGGCCATCAGCGACTCGGAAGGCGCCGCTTTCCAGCTCGACGGCAAATGGGCGCTGCAGCTCACCGCCGAGGAACGCAACTGGCTCTGGGGCCTGATCGGCAAGCAGACCGCCAGCCGCATGGGCACGCAGCCGGCCGGCGATGCGCTGCAGTATTACGCCCGGGTCACCAAGGACACCGACCTGACCGACGACATGCTGGCCTGGAAGGCGCGCGCCGCCCTGCGCGCCGGCACCCAGCCCAGCTGGCAGCTGGTCCTTGCGGCCATCAACGCCATGAGCGAAGACGGCCGCAAGGAGCCGGTCTGGACCTACTGGAAAGCACGCGCGCTGCTGGCGATGTCGCCGCCCGACATCGCCACCGCCGTGGTCACGCCGCAAGGCCCGGCGACCACCAGCGTCATGGCGCCCCAGCGCATCGAAGGGCTTAGGCTGCTGCAGTCGATAGCCTCGGCGAGCGGCTTTTACGAGCAGCTGGCGCTCGAAGACCTGGGCCTGAAAATCTCCGTGCCGCCCAAGCCGGCGGCGCTCACCGCGCAGGAAAAAGACGCCGCCCGGCTTAACCCCGGATTGAGCCGGGCCACCTACGCCATCATGATCGGCCTGCGCTCCGAAGGCGTGCGCGAGTGGAACTACGCCACCAACCTGCACCAAAAGAGCGGCATGGGCGAGCGCGAACTGCTGGCCGCCGCCCAGGTGGCCTGCGACCGCCAGATCTGGGACCGCTGCATCAACACCAGCGAGCGCACCACCACCGTGGCCGACTTCGAGCAGCGCTTCCCGATGCCGTTTCAGGGCGCCGTGGTCAAGCGCAGCCAGGCCATCAAACTCGACCCGGCGTATGTCTATGGCCTGATCCGCCAGGAAAGCCGCTTCATCATGGACGCCCGCTCCGGCGTGGGCGCCTCCGGCCTGATGCAGGTCATGCCCGCCACGGCGCGCTGGACCGCCAACAAAATCGGCCTCGAAGGCTTCACGCCCGAGCAGATCAATGACCGCGACACCAACATCACCATCGGCACGGCTTATTTGAAACTGGCGCTCGACGACCTGGGCGGCTCGATGCCGATGGCCGCCGCTGCCTACAACGCCGGGCCGGGCCGGCCGCGCACCTGGCGCAACGGCCATGTGCTCGACGCCGCCATCTGGGCCGAGAACGTGCCCTTCAGCGAGACCCGCGACTACGTGAAGAAAGTGCTGTCCAACACCACCAACTACGCGGCCATCCTGACCGGCCAGCCGCAGTCGCTGAAAAGCCGGCTGGGCATGATCGGGCCGCGCGATGCGAGCATGCCGGAGCCGTACACGGACCTGCCCTGA
- the otsB gene encoding trehalose-phosphatase, giving the protein MPTQSETLPRLTPDTALFLDFDGTLVALAAQPELVEVPLGLTSTLAALHRQLRGALALVSGRRLLDLDGFMAPLLLPSAGEHGAQRRTADGLLISAPPADMRQILQAAEGLVARHPDLKLERKNLALSLHYRHAPELESLCLQVMREAAQGNDSVELMQGKCVIDLKPAGFSKGTAIASFMTEAPFAGRIPLFAGDDVTDEAGFEEVRRMGGHTIKVGPGPTAAQYRCASVDQLAAWLQSASGVSPDAGGLSSRPGPSA; this is encoded by the coding sequence ATGCCTACGCAATCCGAAACCCTTCCCCGCCTGACGCCGGACACGGCGCTTTTCCTTGACTTCGACGGCACGCTGGTCGCGCTGGCCGCGCAACCCGAACTGGTGGAAGTCCCCCTGGGCCTGACCAGCACGCTGGCCGCGCTGCACCGGCAATTGCGCGGCGCGCTGGCGCTGGTGTCGGGCCGCCGGCTGCTGGACCTGGACGGTTTCATGGCGCCCTTGCTGCTGCCGTCGGCCGGCGAACATGGCGCGCAGCGCCGCACCGCCGACGGCCTGCTGATCAGCGCGCCGCCAGCGGACATGCGGCAGATCCTGCAGGCGGCCGAAGGCCTGGTGGCGCGCCATCCCGACCTGAAGCTGGAACGAAAAAACCTGGCGCTGAGCCTGCATTACCGGCACGCGCCCGAACTGGAAAGCCTGTGCCTGCAGGTGATGCGCGAAGCGGCGCAAGGCAATGACAGCGTCGAGCTGATGCAGGGCAAATGCGTGATTGACCTGAAACCGGCGGGCTTCAGCAAAGGCACGGCGATTGCGTCCTTCATGACCGAAGCGCCGTTTGCCGGCCGCATCCCGCTGTTTGCCGGCGACGATGTGACCGATGAAGCCGGCTTTGAGGAGGTGCGGCGCATGGGCGGCCACACCATCAAGGTCGGCCCGGGGCCAACGGCGGCCCAGTACCGCTGCGCCAGCGTGGACCAGCTGGCCGCCTGGCTGCAATCGGCCAGCGGGGTTTCCCCCGACGCCGGCGGCCTTTCCAGCCGCCCGGGGCCTTCAGCATGA